One genomic region from Fictibacillus marinisediminis encodes:
- a CDS encoding cytochrome ubiquinol oxidase subunit I: protein MDTVVLARAFFGTSLAFHIIFATLGVGIPLMIVIAEILHQVKKDNDYAIMAKRWTKAFAVLLGVAIPSGTIVGVQLSLLWPGFMEIVGKVISLPFQIELFAFFIEALFMSIYVYAADRLPKYFRIISVILVAFGAVASAILITAVNTWMNTPDGFKITKDGTIYDVNPWDAFFNPSFLSTAFHVSVTAYMTGGFALASVGAYKLLRGNLTKKESVYHKKGFLMAIVVGLIFSLISSFSGHHSAQILHEHSPEKLAAAEGLFETQRYAPLAIGGFTDPKTEEVKYGIEIPWMLSWLAAGKFDTEVKGLYEFPRETWPPFYVHTLFNIMVGIGFILLGLAAVALFFWWYYGKRKQKPFPKWLLFTLIFSGPLSMLGIEFGWIFSCSGRQPWTIYRVQTTAEAATQSENLAPLFLLFIGLYLLLSVLTILILTSYFKRHPVSKDFEKYSGY from the coding sequence ATGGATACAGTCGTGTTGGCTCGTGCTTTTTTCGGAACGTCTCTTGCCTTTCATATCATTTTTGCAACGCTTGGTGTTGGTATTCCCCTCATGATCGTCATCGCAGAAATTCTTCATCAAGTAAAAAAAGACAATGATTATGCCATAATGGCTAAACGCTGGACAAAGGCCTTTGCTGTTCTGCTCGGTGTCGCTATTCCTTCAGGAACAATCGTCGGGGTCCAGCTATCTTTGCTTTGGCCAGGTTTTATGGAGATTGTAGGAAAGGTTATCTCTCTTCCTTTCCAAATTGAACTTTTCGCCTTCTTTATTGAAGCTTTGTTCATGTCCATCTACGTTTACGCAGCAGACAGGCTGCCAAAGTATTTCAGGATCATCTCTGTCATCTTGGTGGCGTTTGGAGCTGTAGCATCTGCCATTCTAATCACCGCTGTCAATACGTGGATGAATACTCCTGACGGATTTAAGATTACAAAGGACGGAACTATTTATGATGTCAATCCATGGGATGCCTTTTTCAATCCGAGTTTTCTTTCAACAGCCTTCCATGTATCCGTGACTGCTTATATGACCGGCGGTTTTGCCCTGGCTTCTGTAGGGGCTTATAAGCTTTTAAGAGGGAATCTTACGAAGAAAGAATCTGTCTATCATAAAAAAGGTTTTTTAATGGCCATTGTCGTAGGTTTGATTTTTTCATTGATTTCAAGTTTTTCAGGTCATCACTCTGCACAGATCCTGCATGAACACTCACCCGAGAAGCTGGCCGCTGCCGAAGGCTTATTTGAAACCCAGCGATATGCTCCTCTTGCGATCGGAGGTTTCACCGATCCCAAAACAGAAGAAGTGAAATATGGAATTGAGATCCCATGGATGCTCAGCTGGCTCGCTGCCGGCAAGTTTGATACCGAAGTCAAAGGCCTCTATGAATTCCCGCGTGAAACCTGGCCTCCTTTTTATGTGCACACCCTGTTTAATATCATGGTTGGGATTGGGTTTATCCTGTTGGGACTAGCTGCCGTCGCTTTGTTTTTCTGGTGGTATTACGGCAAAAGAAAACAGAAGCCTTTTCCAAAATGGCTACTGTTCACCTTAATCTTTTCCGGTCCACTTTCCATGCTTGGCATCGAATTCGGATGGATTTTCAGCTGCAGCGGAAGACAGCCCTGGACGATTTACAGGGTCCAGACCACAGCAGAAGCAGCTACACAATCAGAAAATCTTGCTCCTTTGTTTCTATTGTTCATCGGTCTTTATCTGCTTCTGAGCGTCCTGACGATCCTGATACTTACAAGCTATTTCAAACGGCATCCGGTATCCAAGGACTTTGAAAAATACTCCGGCTATTAA
- a CDS encoding TrmH family RNA methyltransferase — MKRIESEQNASIKQWKKLYTRKERDKLGQYIIEGPHLIEEAMNHNVQIAHLIIEESYQMPHDWEQLRLDPWVVSKKIMGILSDTEHPQGVLAICRMSSKELQVKAGGKYLLVDGVQDPGNLGTIIRTADAAGLDGIVLGEGTVDVYNSKVLRSTQGSLFHLPVVKGNLQDWIAACRQEQVPVFVSALKGAESLHDVQSSGTFALVVGNEGSGVRMEIMESADQLVYIPMFGNAESLNVAVAAGIMLYELQKNRK; from the coding sequence ATGAAACGGATTGAATCAGAACAAAATGCTTCCATAAAACAATGGAAAAAACTGTACACAAGAAAAGAACGGGATAAATTAGGACAATACATTATTGAAGGGCCTCATCTGATTGAAGAAGCAATGAACCATAACGTCCAGATTGCTCATCTGATTATAGAGGAATCCTACCAGATGCCGCATGATTGGGAACAGCTTCGCCTGGACCCATGGGTAGTTTCTAAAAAAATCATGGGAATCCTAAGTGATACTGAACATCCGCAGGGAGTTTTGGCAATCTGCCGTATGAGTTCAAAGGAGCTACAAGTAAAAGCCGGCGGAAAATACCTGCTTGTGGACGGCGTTCAGGATCCTGGAAACCTTGGTACAATAATTAGAACCGCAGACGCTGCAGGTCTGGACGGGATTGTGCTTGGTGAAGGAACTGTCGATGTTTATAACAGCAAGGTTCTTCGCTCTACACAAGGTTCGCTGTTCCATCTTCCCGTTGTAAAAGGAAATCTTCAGGATTGGATCGCAGCGTGCAGACAGGAACAGGTACCTGTTTTCGTTTCTGCACTAAAAGGTGCCGAATCATTGCATGACGTGCAATCTTCAGGGACGTTTGCGCTCGTTGTAGGAAACGAAGGCAGCGGAGTGCGGATGGAAATTATGGAATCCGCAGACCAGCTTGTCTATATCCCGATGTTCGGGAATGCTGAATCACTGAACGTTGCTGTTGCGGCTGGAATCATGCTGTATGAACTTCAGAAGAACAGGAAATAA
- the pheS gene encoding phenylalanine--tRNA ligase subunit alpha yields the protein MQDRLQALKEEALVKIQQANELKELQDIKVSYLGKKGPITEVLKGMGKLSPEERPVIGAYANEVRDAITAALDAKISQMEQAAIEEKLKKESIDVTLPGRPARKGNSHPLTAVVEEIEDLFLTMGFTVAEGPEVETDYYNFEALNLPKGHPARDMQDSFFITEDILLRTQTSPVQARTMEKHHGRGPVKIISPGKVYRRDDDDATHSHQFMQIEGLVVDENVRLSDLKGVLETFAKKMFGEERKIRLRPSFFPFTEPSVEMDISCFKCGGKGCSICKHTGWIEILGAGMVHPNVLEMAGFDSKKYTGFAFGMGPERIAMLKYGIDDIRHFYTNDLRFLKQFKKA from the coding sequence ATGCAGGACCGATTGCAGGCATTAAAGGAAGAAGCATTGGTGAAAATTCAGCAAGCAAATGAGCTGAAAGAATTACAGGACATCAAAGTATCTTATTTGGGTAAAAAAGGGCCGATCACAGAAGTACTTAAAGGGATGGGGAAACTATCTCCGGAAGAACGTCCTGTTATTGGGGCTTATGCGAATGAAGTAAGGGATGCGATCACAGCCGCGCTTGATGCGAAAATCAGCCAGATGGAACAGGCTGCTATTGAAGAAAAGCTGAAAAAAGAATCGATCGATGTTACACTTCCGGGCCGGCCGGCCAGAAAGGGGAACTCTCATCCGTTAACGGCAGTCGTTGAAGAGATTGAAGATCTTTTCTTAACGATGGGCTTCACGGTGGCAGAAGGCCCTGAAGTGGAAACCGATTATTACAATTTTGAAGCACTGAACCTACCGAAAGGACATCCGGCAAGAGACATGCAGGATTCATTCTTTATTACAGAAGACATTCTGCTTCGTACACAGACTTCTCCGGTGCAGGCAAGAACGATGGAAAAACATCACGGAAGAGGCCCGGTCAAAATTATTTCTCCGGGGAAAGTGTACAGAAGGGATGACGATGATGCGACTCACTCTCATCAGTTCATGCAGATCGAAGGACTTGTCGTCGATGAGAATGTCCGCTTGAGTGACTTAAAAGGTGTTCTTGAAACCTTCGCAAAAAAAATGTTCGGCGAAGAGCGCAAAATCCGTTTGCGCCCAAGTTTTTTCCCATTCACAGAACCGTCTGTCGAGATGGATATTTCCTGTTTTAAATGTGGTGGAAAAGGCTGTTCGATCTGTAAGCATACTGGCTGGATTGAGATCCTTGGAGCAGGTATGGTCCATCCGAACGTATTGGAGATGGCAGGCTTCGACTCGAAGAAATACACAGGGTTTGCATTTGGAATGGGCCCTGAACGGATTGCGATGCTGAAGTATGGAATTGATGATATCCGTCATTTTTACACAAACGATCTTCGTTTCTTAAAACAATTTAAAAAGGCATAA
- the pheT gene encoding phenylalanine--tRNA ligase subunit beta, whose protein sequence is MLVSYNWLKEYVNINISAAELGEKITKSGIEVEIVESLNKGITGVVVGHVLECVQHPNADKLRVCKVDIGEGDPVQIVCGAPNVAAGQKVPVAQVGAVLPGNFKIKKAKLRGEASHGMICSLTELGVETKLVPKEYSTGIFVMPSDAEVGSDALSYLNLDDYVLELGLTPNRADCLNMIGVAYEVAAILNEELRLPEVSLDYTAEKASDYISVKVDAKEDNPYYGAMVIKNVSIAPSPLWLQNRLIAAGIRPINNVVDITNYVLLEYGQPLHAFDYDRFGSKEVVIRRAKDGEEIVTLDDAARKLNSSHLVITNGEVPVAVAGVMGGATSEVQEDTTTVLLEAAYFEGQRVRAASKDLGLRSEASARYEKGIDRNRVYEAAQRAASLMAKYAGGEVAEGIVEDGERLVSEGRAEVTQTRINSLLGTSIENEQISEIFSRLRFQFEVQGEAYKVTVPARRPDITIDADLVEEVGRIYGYDRIPTTYLVTEGRPGGLSPYQAARRKVMRYLEGAGLYQAVTYALTTPEKSTSFSFVGEEQENVQTISVSHPMSEERSTLRSTLIPQLLEVVRHNHHRSIDDVGVFEISSVFFAYEQQISVLPEEKTYLSGALTGLWNIHPWQGEKKKTDFFVAKGILEGLFEELGLYSRITFESESLKGMHPGRTAVIKLDSITIGLIGQIHPGTQKEWDLNETYVFELDLDQLIQATVEPTVYQPLPRFPSITRDIALVVDKNLPAGDLNTVIYEAGGALLKESSLFDLYEGEHMEEGKKSLAFSLKYFDPERTLTDEEVTKAHENILRSLEERFGAELRK, encoded by the coding sequence GTGTTAGTTTCATATAACTGGCTGAAAGAGTATGTAAATATTAATATCAGTGCTGCAGAGCTTGGTGAAAAAATTACGAAAAGCGGAATTGAAGTAGAAATCGTGGAATCCCTCAACAAAGGGATTACAGGAGTGGTCGTCGGACATGTGCTGGAATGTGTTCAGCATCCAAATGCCGATAAACTCCGTGTCTGTAAAGTCGACATCGGTGAAGGAGATCCGGTACAAATCGTGTGCGGTGCTCCAAACGTGGCTGCTGGCCAAAAAGTGCCGGTAGCGCAAGTAGGTGCTGTACTTCCTGGAAACTTCAAGATTAAGAAAGCGAAACTTCGCGGAGAAGCGTCTCATGGAATGATCTGTTCACTCACTGAACTTGGTGTGGAAACGAAATTGGTGCCAAAAGAGTATTCAACAGGGATTTTCGTTATGCCTTCCGATGCGGAAGTTGGCAGCGATGCCTTGAGTTATTTGAACCTGGATGACTATGTTCTTGAACTCGGATTGACACCTAACCGTGCGGACTGCTTAAACATGATTGGTGTGGCTTATGAGGTTGCTGCCATTCTAAATGAGGAGCTTCGTCTTCCTGAAGTTTCCTTAGATTATACAGCTGAAAAAGCTTCAGATTATATTTCGGTAAAAGTTGATGCAAAAGAAGATAATCCTTACTACGGAGCTATGGTGATAAAGAATGTATCGATCGCGCCATCACCTCTTTGGCTGCAAAACCGTTTGATTGCAGCAGGAATCCGTCCAATCAATAATGTGGTCGATATAACGAACTACGTATTGCTTGAATACGGACAGCCGCTCCATGCCTTTGACTATGACCGTTTCGGATCAAAGGAAGTAGTTATCCGCCGGGCAAAAGACGGAGAAGAAATTGTGACGCTTGATGATGCTGCACGAAAATTAAACAGCAGCCATCTTGTGATCACCAATGGAGAAGTCCCTGTTGCTGTGGCTGGTGTAATGGGCGGAGCAACATCAGAAGTTCAGGAAGATACGACTACTGTACTGCTGGAAGCTGCTTATTTTGAAGGACAGCGTGTAAGAGCAGCATCCAAGGATCTTGGACTACGAAGTGAAGCAAGTGCACGCTATGAAAAAGGCATCGACCGCAACCGTGTATATGAGGCTGCTCAACGTGCTGCTTCCTTAATGGCGAAATATGCCGGAGGAGAAGTGGCAGAAGGCATTGTTGAAGATGGCGAACGCTTGGTAAGTGAAGGAAGAGCTGAAGTCACCCAAACAAGAATTAACAGCTTGCTCGGAACTTCTATTGAAAACGAACAAATCAGTGAAATCTTTTCGAGACTTCGTTTCCAATTTGAGGTACAAGGAGAAGCATACAAGGTTACCGTTCCAGCCCGAAGACCGGATATTACCATCGATGCGGATCTTGTAGAGGAAGTGGGAAGAATCTACGGTTATGACCGTATTCCTACAACGTATCTTGTAACGGAAGGCCGTCCAGGAGGATTGAGCCCCTATCAGGCAGCTCGCAGAAAGGTTATGCGTTATCTTGAAGGCGCCGGGCTCTATCAGGCTGTAACTTATGCACTGACGACCCCTGAAAAATCAACCAGTTTCTCTTTTGTGGGGGAGGAGCAGGAAAACGTGCAAACCATCTCGGTTTCCCACCCGATGAGCGAAGAGCGCAGCACTCTTCGCAGTACACTGATTCCGCAGCTTCTTGAAGTAGTGCGCCACAATCATCACCGTTCAATTGATGATGTAGGTGTCTTTGAAATCAGTTCTGTCTTCTTTGCCTACGAACAGCAGATCTCTGTTCTCCCTGAAGAGAAAACATATCTCTCCGGTGCACTGACAGGCTTGTGGAATATCCATCCTTGGCAAGGTGAAAAGAAGAAAACAGACTTCTTTGTTGCAAAAGGAATCCTTGAAGGGTTATTCGAAGAACTCGGATTGTACAGCCGTATCACCTTTGAAAGCGAAAGTTTGAAAGGGATGCATCCTGGAAGAACAGCAGTAATTAAACTCGACAGCATCACCATCGGCTTGATCGGCCAGATTCATCCTGGAACTCAAAAAGAGTGGGATTTAAACGAGACGTACGTGTTTGAATTGGATCTGGATCAGCTTATCCAGGCCACGGTAGAACCTACCGTTTATCAGCCGCTTCCTAGATTCCCTTCCATTACACGGGATATTGCATTGGTGGTTGATAAGAACCTGCCTGCTGGAGACTTAAACACTGTGATTTATGAAGCAGGAGGAGCTCTCCTCAAGGAAAGCAGCCTGTTTGATCTGTACGAAGGAGAACATATGGAAGAAGGCAAAAAATCACTCGCCTTTTCTTTGAAATATTTTGATCCGGAACGTACACTTACGGATGAAGAAGTGACAAAAGCTCATGAAAACATCCTGCGCAGTCTGGAAGAACGTTTTGGAGCTGAGCTTCGCAAATAG
- a CDS encoding DUF1294 domain-containing protein: protein MIYIYLILVNVIAFWLMHHDKEAAKAGKWRTPERRLWLFAIIGGACGIWAGMVQFRHKTKHPSFQVGVPLLVLADIFIIARYFI, encoded by the coding sequence ATGATCTACATTTATTTAATTCTCGTTAACGTTATTGCATTTTGGCTGATGCATCATGATAAGGAAGCAGCCAAGGCAGGGAAGTGGCGGACGCCGGAACGCCGCCTGTGGCTGTTTGCGATCATAGGAGGCGCCTGCGGGATTTGGGCAGGGATGGTCCAATTTCGGCATAAAACAAAGCATCCAAGCTTTCAAGTCGGAGTGCCATTGCTTGTCCTTGCCGACATTTTCATCATTGCCAGGTACTTCATTTAA
- a CDS encoding dUTP diphosphatase has product MGFKELFEMQKHLNDRIIQEHGLHNDNLYDHRLLALLVELGELANETRCFKYWSVKPASSDSVILEEYVDGLHFILSVGLDMGMDDIEIHAVASNEDLTGQFLSLYRLISGLQGKKDKTLFSQLFSEFIGLGQLLGFSVENIVDGYYKKNEINHQRQDEGY; this is encoded by the coding sequence TTGGGTTTTAAAGAACTATTTGAAATGCAGAAGCATCTGAATGATCGAATTATACAAGAGCATGGTTTACATAACGATAACCTTTATGATCATCGTCTGCTCGCCCTGCTTGTCGAGCTAGGGGAGCTGGCCAATGAAACCCGTTGTTTTAAATACTGGAGTGTTAAACCTGCATCATCGGACAGTGTCATTCTTGAGGAATATGTGGACGGACTTCATTTTATCCTGTCGGTTGGACTTGACATGGGGATGGATGACATTGAAATCCATGCAGTTGCAAGCAATGAAGACCTGACCGGCCAATTCCTATCTCTTTACCGGCTCATCAGCGGCCTGCAAGGCAAAAAAGACAAAACCCTGTTTAGCCAATTGTTTTCTGAATTCATTGGCCTCGGCCAGCTTCTTGGCTTCTCGGTAGAAAATATCGTGGATGGTTACTACAAAAAGAATGAAATCAATCATCAGCGTCAGGATGAAGGGTATTAA
- the sspI gene encoding small acid-soluble spore protein SspI — MDIDIRKAVLANVSGNNKEQLESTIVDAIQSGEEKMLPGLGVLFEVIWKESDNQKKEEMLATLSSGLK, encoded by the coding sequence ATGGATATCGATATCCGTAAAGCAGTTCTTGCCAATGTTTCCGGAAACAATAAAGAACAATTGGAAAGTACAATCGTTGATGCGATCCAAAGCGGTGAAGAAAAAATGCTTCCTGGTCTTGGCGTACTGTTTGAAGTGATCTGGAAAGAATCCGACAATCAGAAAAAAGAAGAAATGCTTGCAACCCTTTCCAGCGGTTTGAAATAG
- a CDS encoding cytochrome d ubiquinol oxidase subunit II: MNEEVIAILVLWTFIFIYSIFGSIDFGAGFWAMIYNDHRTFAGKIANRFLSPTWEITNVFLVLLVVAFVGFFPKGAFTLGTVLLIPISLILFLLSIRSAFMVFSYSVQGYRKTMFFISGVCGVLIPALLITVLPVSQGGFIEGMNGKDTLLLGKLFTSPSLYMYILFGLTSELFLSSLFLADYSRVSKQEGAYRLYRGNALILGPSTLLAAVITLLVIQPEAGWLLDNLYEQRIWFILSTLAFIVGYASLWLSNKDGKAAGKPRVALLATVAQYGLASYGYGMAHLPYIVYPSLTIYDAFTAKETFYSLMTMYAVGLAILTPGFYVFWRLFLKDKRYLEQD; the protein is encoded by the coding sequence ATGAACGAAGAAGTTATTGCCATATTGGTCTTATGGACCTTTATCTTCATCTATAGCATTTTTGGATCGATTGATTTCGGGGCAGGATTCTGGGCGATGATCTACAATGACCATCGTACCTTTGCAGGAAAAATAGCCAACCGATTTCTTTCACCGACCTGGGAAATCACAAATGTTTTTCTTGTTCTTCTCGTAGTTGCCTTTGTAGGTTTTTTCCCGAAAGGCGCCTTTACACTCGGAACCGTGCTGCTGATCCCGATATCGCTGATCTTGTTTCTGCTTTCCATACGGAGTGCCTTTATGGTTTTTTCTTATTCCGTTCAAGGATACAGAAAGACGATGTTCTTTATTTCCGGTGTGTGCGGTGTTTTGATACCGGCACTCCTGATCACGGTACTCCCTGTAAGCCAGGGGGGTTTTATTGAAGGTATGAACGGAAAAGATACCCTTCTCCTTGGAAAGCTGTTTACGAGCCCTTCCTTATATATGTACATTTTGTTCGGGCTCACTTCTGAACTGTTCTTGTCATCCTTGTTTCTCGCAGATTATTCAAGGGTCTCTAAACAAGAAGGCGCCTATAGGCTTTACAGGGGGAATGCACTGATCCTTGGCCCTTCCACCCTTCTTGCTGCTGTGATCACACTGCTGGTGATACAGCCTGAGGCCGGGTGGCTGCTCGATAATCTGTATGAACAAAGGATATGGTTCATCCTCTCCACCCTGGCATTCATCGTCGGCTATGCCTCTCTATGGCTCAGTAACAAAGATGGGAAAGCAGCAGGTAAACCCCGTGTGGCTCTGCTCGCAACTGTCGCACAATACGGCTTGGCGAGTTACGGATATGGAATGGCTCACCTTCCTTACATCGTTTATCCGAGCCTGACCATATACGATGCCTTTACAGCGAAAGAAACGTTCTATTCGCTCATGACCATGTATGCTGTTGGTTTAGCGATCCTTACTCCCGGCTTTTATGTGTTTTGGAGGCTGTTCCTTAAGGATAAACGCTATCTGGAGCAGGATTAA
- a CDS encoding TVP38/TMEM64 family protein — protein sequence MQHELTEILGILKFAGIFAPVFFILLHMMRQFLFLPVGLICMAGGVLFGSVYGTLYSIIGITLSSLLFYGLLRKMPKSLNRFMKIKRKIIGKRMPFSLGQIAILKLIPFIHFSLLSLFVLEITKSFKEYTKASVVSNVPLAFMYSTFGHYIFHLSVVWGIGIAAMMLVLFHLLRKKEWIVKWEDFFEKKENTPAKSA from the coding sequence ATGCAGCATGAGCTCACAGAGATCCTTGGAATTTTGAAGTTTGCAGGTATTTTTGCTCCTGTCTTTTTCATTCTGCTCCATATGATGAGGCAGTTTCTTTTTCTGCCAGTAGGTTTGATCTGTATGGCAGGCGGGGTCTTGTTTGGGTCGGTTTATGGGACGCTTTATTCGATAATCGGCATTACCCTGTCCAGTTTGCTGTTCTACGGACTGCTGAGAAAAATGCCGAAGTCGCTCAACCGGTTCATGAAAATCAAGCGGAAAATCATAGGCAAACGAATGCCGTTCTCATTGGGCCAAATCGCAATTTTAAAGCTAATTCCTTTCATCCATTTTTCCCTGCTCTCTCTGTTTGTCCTGGAGATAACGAAAAGTTTTAAGGAATATACAAAAGCAAGCGTGGTATCCAACGTTCCGCTTGCCTTCATGTACTCAACGTTCGGCCATTATATCTTTCATCTCTCAGTGGTCTGGGGAATCGGAATTGCAGCCATGATGCTCGTCCTGTTTCATCTCCTGAGAAAGAAAGAATGGATTGTCAAATGGGAGGACTTTTTTGAAAAAAAAGAGAATACACCTGCGAAAAGTGCATGA